From one Cloacibacillus sp. genomic stretch:
- the yqeB gene encoding selenium-dependent molybdenum cofactor biosynthesis protein YqeB — protein MDIFKDSPVIVRGGGDLATGVIYRLRVAGVPVLVLETEHPLAVRRAVSVCEAVYEGRCRVEDMECRLISSLDEFDPAVVGVLVDPRGDSIAALRPRILIDAIMAKRATGTERGMAPVTIALGPGFSAPEDVLYVIETMRGHSLGRVITKGAAIPDTKRPGVIMGYGIERLLRAPAEGRLVPRKGIGDPVEAGETLGEISGHPVRANISGVIRGLIHPSVECRYDMKIGDVDPRGAADYCFTISDKSLSIAGGVMEAISRSAR, from the coding sequence ATGGATATATTTAAGGATTCCCCTGTCATAGTAAGAGGCGGCGGCGATCTCGCCACCGGCGTTATATACCGGCTCCGCGTGGCCGGCGTTCCGGTGCTTGTGCTTGAGACGGAGCATCCGCTGGCCGTGCGCCGCGCCGTCTCCGTCTGCGAGGCCGTCTATGAGGGACGCTGCCGCGTCGAGGATATGGAATGCCGCCTCATCTCCTCGCTTGACGAATTTGATCCGGCCGTCGTCGGCGTTCTGGTCGACCCGCGCGGCGATTCTATAGCTGCCCTTCGCCCGCGGATTCTCATTGACGCGATCATGGCGAAGCGTGCCACGGGGACGGAGCGCGGTATGGCCCCCGTGACGATCGCCCTCGGCCCAGGTTTCAGCGCGCCGGAGGACGTCCTTTACGTTATTGAGACGATGCGCGGCCACAGCCTGGGACGGGTAATCACGAAGGGCGCGGCGATTCCCGACACTAAGAGGCCCGGCGTGATCATGGGCTACGGTATCGAGAGGCTGCTGCGCGCTCCGGCGGAGGGACGTCTGGTTCCCCGCAAAGGTATCGGCGACCCCGTCGAGGCGGGCGAGACGCTTGGCGAGATATCTGGGCATCCGGTCCGGGCGAATATTTCCGGCGTGATCCGCGGTCTTATTCATCCCTCCGTGGAGTGCCGGTATGATATGAAGATCGGCGACGTCGACCCGCGCGGCGCGGCGGATTACTGCTTTACGATATCGGATAAATCCCTCTCGATAGCGGGCGGCGTTATGGAGGCCATAAGCCGTTCGGCCCGCTGA
- a CDS encoding EAL domain-containing protein, with the protein MLDLTASTLYIADLPSRTLYLWDAKEHCCAKIPGGGDITKLFFQYCGGSCEETDEALAAFVEGMFKGRERDRMICSFSAAGGERWRAEVSYKSLIEDSGGHSRSVCLMRRLRMEEETRSFCAEHRACLDDWLNRGIKNGFVKLYLQPKMNLTRQEITGAEVLARYEDPRKGLLAPDDFIPQLEDAGLIGALDLYIMERSYRLLCDFRAAGLKLVPLSVNFSKKTLLAPGILDEVERIGAGFGDLREYMEIEVTESVGNVSRPDFAAACTALRAAGYRLALDDFGSEYSNLYMMQAFRFDVIKIDKAVVAEVADNEISRALVESTVNICGKLDIGCIAEGVESKDQAEILAALGCPDVQGYLIDRPLPSEEFAVKYLGGR; encoded by the coding sequence ATGCTGGACCTGACCGCTTCGACTCTTTATATAGCTGATCTTCCCAGCAGGACCCTCTATTTGTGGGACGCCAAAGAGCATTGCTGCGCTAAAATTCCCGGCGGCGGTGATATTACCAAGCTCTTTTTTCAGTACTGCGGCGGGTCATGCGAGGAGACCGACGAAGCCCTTGCCGCGTTTGTCGAGGGGATGTTCAAAGGCAGAGAGCGTGACCGCATGATCTGCAGCTTTTCAGCCGCCGGCGGCGAGCGGTGGCGTGCTGAGGTATCGTATAAAAGTCTCATAGAAGACTCAGGCGGCCATAGCAGGTCTGTCTGCCTCATGCGCAGGCTGCGGATGGAGGAGGAGACAAGATCTTTCTGCGCCGAACATAGGGCCTGTCTTGACGATTGGCTCAATCGCGGCATTAAAAACGGTTTTGTAAAGCTCTATCTGCAGCCGAAGATGAATTTGACGCGTCAAGAGATAACCGGCGCCGAGGTGCTGGCGCGTTATGAAGATCCTCGTAAGGGGCTGCTTGCGCCCGACGATTTTATCCCTCAGCTGGAAGATGCGGGACTGATAGGGGCGCTTGACCTTTACATTATGGAGCGAAGTTACCGTCTGCTTTGTGACTTCCGGGCTGCTGGTCTGAAACTTGTCCCATTATCCGTCAACTTTTCAAAGAAGACCCTGCTTGCCCCAGGTATCCTTGACGAGGTGGAGAGGATTGGGGCCGGTTTCGGGGATCTGCGGGAATATATGGAGATCGAGGTTACGGAGAGCGTGGGGAATGTTTCACGTCCCGACTTCGCCGCGGCCTGCACGGCTCTTCGTGCCGCAGGATACAGGCTCGCCCTTGACGATTTTGGCAGCGAATATTCCAATCTCTATATGATGCAGGCCTTCCGCTTCGACGTGATAAAGATAGACAAGGCCGTAGTGGCGGAGGTCGCGGATAATGAGATCAGCCGGGCGCTCGTGGAGAGTACCGTGAATATCTGCGGCAAACTTGACATCGGCTGTATCGCGGAGGGCGTCGAAAGTAAAGATCAGGCGGAGATACTGGCCGCCCTCGGATGCCCCGACGTGCAGGGGTATCTCATCGACAGACCGCTGCCCAGCGAGGAGTTCGCCGTGAAATATCTCGGCGGCCGGTAG
- a CDS encoding ATP-binding protein, whose protein sequence is MSFSKLTLKKKIAILMTLAVSVIGLAAWIIIYHAERSDSIEYTRTMLSRYLDLMAVSGEEKGVAGIKNISGIWTALYPDGRVTVVGLNGEVVTDTKADASQMENHYTRGEVIGAFERGEGSELRYSKTQREWQIYMAKRVITPGSPGEVYVVRLSYPVAKLSGLIKNVTIPFIKYFTLILILVWLGTYLVLRLILTPLNSLSQAASQIARGEKARFPITNDDEIQALSNTLNSMQDSLQKTIREAQERKEELAQLVGALPIGVILIDDEKKIRYINKEASTICGQSELPARGSSVELILPSNELYFMLDEPDTTRTLSIMRSGAMAMQVEATTLRLPRGRLIALQDLTEKAKLEEVRRDFFIDAGHEFQTPLAIIRTGLELLKSSPQMNGPERSEDVETIDSLLRQQERISGLVDDLLLLVRLDADPMRKDVADVDLVGVAEEVKDEIAVLPQSKETEIEITAPTGGAHVVGVYEDMRRALLNIMENAQKYIQFSDSPAGIIKVSLCEEGGMWRLTVDDNGPGVAENERKLIFERFRRGDSHRARGRKKSGGYGLGLSISRRIIERHGGTLELRESELGGTAFVIRLPK, encoded by the coding sequence ATGAGCTTCAGTAAGCTGACGCTGAAGAAAAAGATCGCCATCCTCATGACGCTGGCGGTCTCCGTCATCGGCCTCGCGGCCTGGATAATAATTTACCACGCGGAGCGCAGCGACAGCATCGAATATACGCGCACGATGCTCTCCCGTTATCTGGACCTTATGGCCGTTTCAGGAGAGGAGAAGGGAGTCGCGGGAATAAAGAATATCTCCGGCATCTGGACCGCCCTCTATCCTGACGGACGCGTCACCGTCGTTGGCCTCAACGGCGAGGTGGTGACGGATACGAAGGCCGACGCCTCGCAGATGGAGAACCACTACACGCGCGGCGAGGTGATAGGGGCCTTTGAGAGAGGCGAAGGGTCGGAGCTGCGCTACAGCAAGACGCAGCGTGAATGGCAGATATATATGGCGAAGAGGGTCATCACCCCGGGCAGCCCCGGTGAGGTCTATGTGGTGCGCCTCTCTTACCCGGTGGCGAAGCTATCGGGACTCATAAAGAACGTCACCATACCCTTTATCAAATACTTCACACTCATTCTGATATTGGTCTGGCTCGGAACATACCTTGTCCTGCGCCTGATCCTGACGCCGCTCAATTCTCTGAGCCAGGCAGCCTCGCAGATAGCCAGGGGCGAGAAGGCGCGCTTTCCCATAACCAACGACGACGAGATACAGGCGCTCTCCAATACGCTGAACTCCATGCAGGACTCGCTGCAAAAGACGATACGTGAGGCGCAGGAACGCAAGGAGGAGCTCGCCCAGCTTGTGGGCGCGCTGCCGATTGGCGTCATTCTCATCGACGATGAAAAGAAGATACGCTACATAAACAAAGAGGCCTCGACGATCTGCGGGCAGAGCGAGCTCCCCGCGCGCGGCTCCTCCGTGGAGCTGATACTGCCCTCCAACGAGCTTTACTTCATGCTGGACGAGCCCGACACAACGCGCACGCTGTCAATCATGCGCAGCGGCGCGATGGCGATGCAGGTGGAGGCGACGACCCTGAGGCTGCCGCGCGGCAGACTCATCGCCCTTCAGGATCTCACAGAAAAGGCGAAGCTCGAAGAGGTGCGGCGCGACTTTTTCATCGACGCGGGACATGAGTTCCAGACCCCGCTTGCGATAATCCGCACCGGTCTGGAGCTGCTCAAGAGCTCTCCGCAGATGAACGGTCCCGAACGCTCCGAGGATGTCGAAACGATAGACAGCCTGCTGCGGCAGCAGGAGCGGATCAGCGGACTTGTCGACGACCTTTTGCTGCTGGTGCGCCTTGACGCCGATCCGATGCGCAAAGATGTGGCCGACGTTGACCTTGTGGGAGTCGCGGAAGAGGTAAAGGACGAGATCGCGGTGCTGCCGCAGTCCAAAGAGACGGAGATCGAGATAACGGCTCCTACGGGCGGCGCACATGTGGTGGGAGTCTACGAGGATATGCGCCGGGCGCTGCTGAATATTATGGAAAACGCGCAGAAATATATCCAGTTCAGTGACAGCCCCGCCGGCATCATTAAGGTATCGCTCTGTGAAGAGGGCGGTATGTGGCGGCTCACGGTCGACGACAACGGCCCCGGGGTCGCCGAAAATGAGCGGAAGCTGATCTTTGAACGCTTCCGGCGCGGCGACAGCCACAGGGCGCGTGGCAGGAAGAAAAGCGGCGGCTACGGCCTCGGCCTCTCGATCTCACGGAGGATAATTGAGCGCCACGGTGGCACCCTTGAGCTTAGGGAGTCCGAGCTCGGAGGTACGGCCTTCGTAATCAGGCTACCGAAGTAA
- a CDS encoding helix-turn-helix transcriptional regulator has product MDSEFIRKRITELRIKKGVSEYKMSLDLGHSRSYMQSIVSGRSLPSMAEFLYICKYLDVTPSDFFNEEIDHPALVKSAREGISGLSEKDLSLLLTLIERLHFK; this is encoded by the coding sequence TTGGACAGTGAATTTATCAGAAAACGAATCACCGAACTGAGAATAAAAAAAGGCGTCTCAGAATATAAGATGAGCCTTGATCTTGGGCACAGCAGAAGTTACATGCAGAGCATCGTGAGCGGGCGCAGCCTGCCCTCCATGGCGGAATTTTTATACATCTGCAAGTATCTTGACGTCACTCCAAGCGATTTTTTCAATGAGGAGATCGACCACCCCGCTCTTGTGAAGAGCGCCCGGGAGGGAATTTCAGGACTTTCGGAAAAAGATTTATCGCTTTTGCTCACTCTGATCGAAAGACTTCATTTTAAATGA
- the pstC gene encoding phosphate ABC transporter permease subunit PstC has protein sequence MSALTKAERPAKKQAFGGRGDRIMSRTVFCVAVTGIIVLVFILGFLIANGLPVLKTASLKEIFFSREWYPTEEPPALGMAALIAGTLAATLLSSIIAIPAALALAVFTAEIAPRKLRNFFKVLLEILGFLPSIVLGFIGMMLIAPWMQDTLGIASGLNLLNASILLGFLIIPVVASLSDEALATVPLELRDASYALGATRMETIQKVVFPSALPGIIASVLLGVMRALGETMVVLMAAGGAAIIPTLFTEPVRPLTSTIAAEMGETPVGSVHYYALFFAGLILLVMTLMINLASLYIEKRGTKR, from the coding sequence ATGAGTGCATTGACAAAGGCCGAACGGCCGGCGAAGAAACAGGCCTTCGGAGGAAGGGGAGACAGGATAATGTCACGCACGGTCTTCTGCGTGGCGGTGACGGGAATCATCGTCCTGGTTTTCATTCTCGGCTTCCTGATCGCGAATGGGCTGCCGGTACTCAAAACGGCTTCACTTAAAGAGATTTTCTTTTCAAGAGAATGGTATCCGACTGAGGAACCACCAGCACTGGGGATGGCGGCGCTTATAGCGGGAACGCTCGCCGCCACCCTTCTTTCCAGCATCATCGCAATACCCGCGGCGCTCGCGCTCGCGGTTTTTACCGCGGAGATAGCTCCCCGCAAACTGAGAAACTTCTTCAAGGTCCTGCTTGAGATACTCGGCTTTCTGCCCTCGATAGTCCTCGGCTTTATTGGCATGATGCTGATCGCGCCCTGGATGCAGGATACGCTGGGTATCGCGAGCGGGCTCAACCTGCTCAACGCTTCGATACTTTTGGGATTTTTGATAATACCGGTGGTCGCCTCACTCTCTGACGAGGCGCTCGCCACGGTCCCCCTTGAGCTTCGGGATGCCTCTTACGCGCTCGGAGCGACAAGGATGGAGACGATACAGAAGGTGGTCTTCCCCAGCGCGCTGCCCGGGATAATCGCCTCGGTGCTCCTCGGCGTGATGCGCGCCCTCGGCGAAACGATGGTCGTGCTGATGGCCGCCGGCGGCGCGGCGATCATTCCCACGCTGTTTACGGAGCCGGTACGGCCGCTCACCTCGACGATCGCCGCCGAGATGGGAGAGACGCCGGTGGGCAGCGTCCACTATTACGCGCTCTTCTTCGCGGGGCTCATTCTTCTGGTGATGACGCTGATGATAAATCTGGCTTCACTCTATATTGAAAAAAGAGGTACAAAGAGATGA
- the phoU gene encoding phosphate signaling complex protein PhoU, whose amino-acid sequence MDAINTRKRIEEDLSLLKNMIYRMSGLAAESIERAVWALKNNDAEMAQKVIADGDVIDDLEEKLDAACMEFAARYQPLGEDLRVVVSIMHIAVDLERIGDYGENIAKVTLSLCKLPQLKPLIDIPRMVETIKEMLRLSMTAIETHDGEAALRVFPMDDEVDDLEKQIMRELLLLIMEKPERIEQSFNLMNVSKTLERAGDHATNVAERMAYMYTGRPVKASSYRRKKMA is encoded by the coding sequence ATGGATGCGATAAACACAAGAAAAAGAATAGAGGAAGACCTTTCTCTTCTGAAGAACATGATATATCGTATGAGCGGGCTGGCCGCCGAATCGATTGAAAGGGCGGTCTGGGCGCTTAAAAACAATGACGCGGAGATGGCGCAGAAGGTGATTGCCGACGGCGACGTCATCGACGATCTTGAAGAGAAGCTTGACGCGGCCTGTATGGAATTCGCGGCGCGCTACCAGCCGCTTGGCGAGGATCTGCGCGTCGTCGTCAGCATAATGCACATAGCGGTCGACCTTGAGCGCATCGGCGACTACGGCGAGAATATCGCGAAGGTGACGCTCTCGCTCTGCAAACTACCGCAGCTCAAACCGCTTATCGACATACCGCGCATGGTGGAGACCATTAAAGAGATGCTGCGGCTCTCGATGACGGCGATAGAGACCCATGACGGCGAGGCGGCGCTCAGGGTATTCCCGATGGACGACGAGGTGGACGACCTGGAAAAACAGATCATGCGCGAACTGCTGCTGCTGATCATGGAAAAGCCGGAGCGTATCGAGCAGTCCTTCAATTTGATGAACGTCTCCAAGACGCTCGAGCGCGCGGGGGACCACGCGACGAACGTCGCCGAACGCATGGCCTACATGTATACGGGACGGCCTGTGAAGGCCAGCAGCTACCGCCGTAAGAAGATGGCATAG
- the pstA gene encoding phosphate ABC transporter permease PstA: MNRTFMRKIYDRLMTLVLCLFALLLVAVIGAVAVYLIRNGASTLSWEFLTEPPKDGMLAGGILTPLVGTMQLVLVSMGVVLPVGIMTGLYFAEYAKDTWIVRLMRISIRSLAGVPSVIFGLFGLSLFVVFMQFGSCLLSAGLTLACLSLPLVVTVAEQAFLAVPQDYRDASYALGATKYQTIIKVVLPSAASTIITGTILAVGRVAGETAPIMFTGAAYFAPEIAKSVFSQVMALPYHIYVLATSATDPEAAAPIEYGAILVLIGLVMGTSAVGVIARARLAERNGR; the protein is encoded by the coding sequence ATGAACCGTACTTTTATGCGCAAGATATACGACAGGCTGATGACTCTCGTCCTATGCCTCTTCGCGCTGCTGCTCGTGGCGGTTATCGGCGCGGTCGCCGTCTACCTGATAAGGAACGGCGCGTCTACCCTTTCATGGGAGTTTCTCACCGAGCCTCCCAAGGACGGCATGCTGGCTGGCGGGATACTGACGCCGCTGGTTGGTACGATGCAGCTGGTGCTCGTCTCAATGGGGGTGGTGCTTCCCGTAGGCATCATGACGGGGCTCTATTTCGCGGAGTATGCTAAAGATACCTGGATCGTCAGACTCATGAGGATATCGATCCGCTCGCTGGCGGGCGTTCCTTCGGTAATTTTCGGTCTCTTCGGCCTCTCGCTCTTCGTCGTCTTTATGCAGTTCGGCTCCTGTCTGCTTTCAGCGGGGCTGACGCTGGCATGCCTCTCTCTGCCGCTCGTGGTCACGGTGGCGGAACAGGCCTTTCTCGCGGTGCCTCAGGATTACCGCGACGCCTCCTACGCGCTCGGCGCGACGAAGTACCAGACGATAATCAAGGTCGTGCTGCCCTCGGCGGCCTCGACGATAATCACGGGCACCATTCTTGCGGTAGGCCGCGTCGCCGGCGAGACGGCGCCGATAATGTTCACGGGCGCCGCATACTTCGCGCCGGAGATTGCCAAAAGCGTCTTCAGCCAGGTTATGGCGCTGCCATACCACATATATGTTCTCGCCACCTCGGCGACGGACCCCGAGGCGGCGGCCCCGATAGAGTACGGGGCGATACTGGTGCTCATCGGACTTGTAATGGGAACGAGCGCGGTGGGAGTGATAGCGCGCGCCCGTCTCGCGGAAAGGAACGGAAGATAG
- a CDS encoding PstS family phosphate ABC transporter substrate-binding protein, whose protein sequence is MRKLVTAFIALVVLSAATMAMAAPIVMDGSTTVLPFGQAAVEQFMKENAGVKFSVSGTGTGNGFKSLADGSAQIANASRFIKDSEIKSCMDKNIYPVPFAVALDCIVPIVHKDNPVKGLSHAQLKDIYSGKVTNWKEVGGADAPIVVVGRDTSSGTYGTWQEMIMDKGEKTRVTPKAQVASSSGAMLSSVSKNKNAIGYEGMGYVNKTVKGLQVDGVSATAATARNGKYPLSRYLYMFTNGWPKGEVLDFIMYMQSDAGQKIVNSTGFVSLRELKK, encoded by the coding sequence ATGAGAAAGTTAGTAACAGCGTTTATAGCACTTGTGGTTCTTTCCGCCGCGACGATGGCGATGGCGGCCCCGATCGTAATGGACGGTTCTACGACGGTCCTGCCCTTCGGACAGGCGGCGGTCGAGCAGTTTATGAAGGAAAACGCGGGAGTCAAGTTCTCCGTCTCCGGCACCGGTACCGGCAACGGTTTCAAATCGCTTGCCGACGGCAGCGCCCAGATCGCGAACGCCTCGCGCTTCATAAAGGATTCGGAGATCAAGAGCTGCATGGATAAGAATATCTATCCCGTACCCTTCGCGGTCGCGCTCGACTGCATCGTCCCCATCGTCCACAAAGATAACCCCGTCAAGGGACTCTCACACGCACAGCTTAAGGATATATACTCCGGCAAGGTGACGAACTGGAAAGAGGTCGGCGGCGCCGACGCCCCTATCGTAGTCGTCGGACGCGACACCAGCTCCGGCACTTACGGCACCTGGCAGGAGATGATCATGGATAAGGGCGAAAAGACCCGCGTGACGCCGAAGGCCCAGGTCGCCTCTTCAAGCGGCGCGATGCTCTCTTCGGTCAGCAAGAACAAAAACGCGATCGGCTATGAGGGAATGGGCTACGTCAACAAGACGGTCAAGGGGCTCCAGGTCGACGGCGTGAGCGCGACGGCTGCCACCGCGCGCAACGGCAAATATCCCCTTTCACGCTACCTCTACATGTTCACAAACGGCTGGCCCAAGGGCGAGGTGCTTGACTTCATCATGTACATGCAGAGCGACGCCGGACAGAAGATCGTAAACAGCACTGGGTTCGTATCACTCCGCGAGCTTAAGAAATAA
- a CDS encoding response regulator transcription factor: MTQKILVVDDEESLAEFVCRALRQQGYKTVCAFDGDSALSLIYEELPDLVILDLMLPLMDGWEICRRVKSDTETKHIPILMLTARSSAEDVVQGLDLGADDYMRKPFPLDELLVRVRVLLRRTQQQADIRKIIENGAFKLDTVEKEAWLRGSLIDLSPTEYSILEVLARRMGHTVSREELLRRIWGMSNCDTRTVDVHLSRLRKKLDDGRRPMLSAQTLRGRGYRLVWEEGQE; encoded by the coding sequence ATGACGCAGAAGATACTGGTCGTAGACGACGAAGAGAGCCTCGCGGAATTTGTCTGCCGCGCTCTGAGGCAGCAGGGGTATAAGACCGTCTGCGCCTTTGACGGCGACTCCGCTCTCTCCCTGATATATGAAGAGCTGCCGGATCTTGTGATACTTGACCTCATGCTGCCGCTGATGGACGGCTGGGAGATTTGCCGGCGTGTGAAGTCTGATACGGAGACGAAGCATATCCCTATCCTCATGCTTACGGCGCGCAGCTCCGCCGAGGATGTCGTGCAGGGGCTCGACCTCGGGGCCGACGACTACATGCGCAAGCCCTTCCCGCTGGACGAGCTGCTCGTGCGCGTCCGCGTATTGCTGCGGCGCACCCAGCAGCAGGCCGATATCCGCAAGATCATCGAAAACGGCGCCTTCAAGCTGGATACGGTGGAGAAGGAGGCCTGGCTGCGCGGTTCGCTGATCGACCTGAGCCCGACGGAGTATTCGATACTCGAGGTGCTCGCGCGGCGCATGGGCCACACCGTTTCGCGCGAAGAGCTGCTGCGGCGGATATGGGGTATGTCCAACTGTGACACTCGCACGGTGGACGTCCACCTCTCGCGTCTGCGCAAGAAGCTTGACGACGGCAGGAGGCCGATGCTCTCCGCGCAGACGCTGCGCGGCCGCGGGTACCGGCTCGTCTGGGAGGAGGGGCAGGAATGA
- the pstB gene encoding phosphate ABC transporter ATP-binding protein PstB: MSVKIRTRGVDLYYGDRQVLKNITFDMGENMVTAFIGPSGCGKSSYLRCLNRMNDFISSARVEGIIEFDGENILADDTDVIALRRKVGMVFQKPNPFPMSIYDNIAYGPRLNGVKDKGRLDEIVENSLQGAALWDEVKDKLKSSGTGLSGGQQQRLCIARAIATQPDILLMDEPTSALDPMSTARVEELISELKRDYTVVIVTHNMQQAARISDYTAFFLLGDLIEYDRTAKMFTSPHDKRTEDYISGRFG; encoded by the coding sequence ATGTCGGTCAAGATACGCACGCGCGGCGTCGACCTCTACTACGGCGACAGGCAGGTGCTGAAAAACATCACCTTCGACATGGGAGAGAATATGGTGACGGCCTTTATCGGCCCCTCCGGCTGCGGCAAGAGCAGCTATCTACGCTGCCTCAACCGGATGAATGATTTTATATCGTCGGCGCGTGTAGAGGGTATAATTGAATTTGACGGGGAAAATATTCTGGCGGACGATACGGACGTCATCGCGCTGCGGCGCAAGGTGGGGATGGTTTTCCAGAAACCGAATCCCTTTCCGATGTCGATATATGACAATATCGCCTACGGCCCGCGTCTGAACGGTGTGAAGGACAAGGGACGTCTCGACGAGATAGTAGAGAACAGCCTTCAGGGGGCGGCGCTCTGGGATGAGGTTAAGGACAAGCTGAAAAGTTCCGGGACGGGGCTTTCCGGCGGCCAGCAGCAGCGCCTCTGCATCGCGCGCGCCATAGCGACTCAGCCCGACATCCTGCTGATGGACGAGCCGACGAGCGCCCTAGACCCGATGTCGACGGCGCGCGTTGAGGAGCTTATCAGTGAGCTCAAGCGGGACTATACAGTCGTTATCGTTACGCACAACATGCAGCAGGCGGCGCGAATCTCGGACTATACGGCCTTCTTCCTTCTCGGCGACCTGATCGAATACGACAGGACGGCGAAGATGTTCACCTCGCCGCACGATAAGCGTACGGAAGACTATATTTCGGGACGTTTCGGCTAA